A window of Syngnathus acus chromosome 17, fSynAcu1.2, whole genome shotgun sequence genomic DNA:
CCATCTTTCCAGTCTGCTGGTatgttttcttcctcctcccataTTTTCCTGATGAGTGTGTGGAGCTTGATGGTTGTAGTTTCAACATCCGCCTGTAGGGCCTCTGCTGGGATTTCATCTGGCCCTGCGGCTTTGCCACGTCGGAGCATCATGATAGCCCTCTTTACCTCAGATCTTGTTGGGGGTGGGTGCAATTGATTTTGAGTTGGTATGCTGCTGGTGGGATCTCTATTACTTGGTCGGGCGGTGGTTTATTAAACAGCTCGCTGAAATGCTCTGTCCACCTTTGGTGTTGTTCCTCCTTGGTGGTGAGGAGTTGTCCCTCTTTATTCcggatttgtgtgttgttcTGTCTGAACTTCCCAGCTAGTTTCCTGGTGGTCATGTAGAGTTCCTTGAGATTATTTTGTGCTGCTGCTTCCTGTGCTTCTTTAGCCAGGGCCTCAATGTAGTTTTTCTTGTCCCGTTTGGCACTTTTCCTTACTTCCTTGTTTGCTTCCTCGTAGTCCTTGTGGGCTGCGGCCTTTCTCGCTCGTGTCTTGCATTTGTTTAGTGTGTCCTTTTTGGccctccttttatttttttccaggtttCTGTTGACAGCCAAAGTTTATGGTTTGTTGTCCTTTTCTCTAAAACTTCCAGACAGGTCTCCTTCCATACACTTTTCAGGCTGTTCCAGTACTCCTTCACTGGTTGTTCTTGCAGGGCTTGAAACCTGTTCTGGAGGGTGGTTTTATACAGCTCAGTTGTTCCAATGTCCTGAAAGAGCTGGATGTTGTACTTTTTTCTGTTCCAGAAGGGATATTGCGGCGCCTTAGCTTGAGTTGGAGTTTTGCAGCCAGTAGGTGGTGGTCTGATCCAGCGTCTGCCCCCCTCTTTACTCTCACATCCAGGAGAGACCGTCTGAACTTCCGGTTGATGCATATGTGGTCAATCTGGTTTTCGGTGGCGTGGTCGGGAGATATCTAGGTGGCTTTATGAATGTGTTTATGGGAGAATATAGTGCCTCCTATGACCAGGTTGGTGTCAGCACACATGTCTGCAAATCTTTCCCCATTTTCGTTCATGGTACCAAGTCCATGTCTTCCCATGGACAGTTCGTATCCATTGTTGTTTCCCACCTCGGCATTCATGTCGCCCATGAGTAAGGTTAGGTCTTTTTCCTTCCTGGACTGGAGTAGATGTTGTAGTTGGTTATAGAAATTATCCTTCATTTCCTCCTCTGCATTGTTGGTAGGTGCATAGCACTGTATGATTTGAAGGTTGATTCTTTTATGGGTGGTTTGGAATCTTGCAGTGATAATTCTTGAGCTGATGGGCtcccaactgataagggcctGTTGTGCTTCTTTGGAGAGCATGAGTGCCACTCCTTCTATGTGTGGTGCTGCTTCCTCTGCATGTCCAGAGTAGAGAATGTACTCGCCACTGGCTAGTTTGACTTCACCTGTCTGGGTCCATCTGGTTTCGCACAGGCCAAGAATGGAAACCTTGTATCTTCTCATCTCTCCCGCAGTGACTGTTGTTTTCCCTGCTGCGAACATGGTCCTGATGTTCCAGGTTGCTATGTTGGTCGGTTTCCTAGGGGATAGCAGATTCCACCGCACCCTCTCTAAATGGTTTTCAGCATGCGGCTTCATTTCCTCTTCAGCTTGTATGCTTGAAGAGTCTACATCTCCTAGGTTGcggggtttctttttcttcatcaatGTTTCTGTAATCGTTTTTAAATCCACTACACGGGTGATTGGCCCATGAGCTTTACCATTGCCCTATTTGCCAACTTGACCTGTTACCACCTCTCACGGCGGGGACGTTAAGGTTGGATTTTGAGAGGCATGTGTGCTTTAGTAGTTCTTTAATTTTTCAACTGAGTTTCTCTTCTTCTCTGTCTCCATGTGCCAGGTGACTGAGCTGGCGCCGCTCGGTTCTCTGCTGGATCGCTTGCGCTCCGTCCATCCGCAAGGCCCCGTGTTGATCCACACTCTGTGTCAGTATGCGGTGCAGGTGGCCTGCGGCATGGCCTATCTGGAGCAGAGGCGTTTTATACACAGGGATCTGGCAGCCAGGTACAGTCAACATTTTGATTCTAACAGGCAGGGCGAGCTGTGCGgcttaaaatctttttttggtgGTATTCATCTACTCTGGACTTAATTGCTCGtattttcccttccatattgTTTTTATGGCATCTGATGTTATTTTATGGATATAGACTTTGCTTCTCAATTCTCCACCCAGACATTTGTAGACTATTACAGGGCGACTTGGCCCACAGACTAAATGAGTCACTTGCTGGCTGGTATATTGGGTGCTCTTGGCCAGATTGAATCAATTGAAAAACCTCAATAGGCACCACTAATTTTcaaagttattttttgtttttgcatactTTAGTATCATGTCAGAGTTAGTTGTATATCTCATCGCAGACAGGCATGCCATGGTTAAAacttttccttttctgtcgATGGACAATACATTCTAAAttacaataaagaaaaaaaaaaacactactaGTAGCTACTGAAATATTGTTACTTAATGCAGCATACAACTTTCAGAATACATAATTGGTATAATTGCATACCAATGAGGAGAGAAATGTTCTCAGCACTGTAGAACTTTAGTTGTTGTCATTCAAGATGCAGAGCTCTGGGGTTAATATGTGACTCGTCTGTTCAGGAACATCTTACTGGCATCAGCTCACAGAGTGAAGATTGGCGATTTTGGCCTGATGAGGGCACTACCCAACAATCATGAGCATTATATCATGCAGGAACACCGCAAGGTTCCCTTTGCATGGTGAGTGAAAGCAATAATCAGAGCTCATGAGCTTTCAGATTGCAAAGGATCAGATTTAATAGACTCAAATATTATCttatttgtattatatattatattatatcatatatcatatcatattatgttatatttgttagggttgatagattattCTGATCGTATGATTGTTGGAAGGTAGACTATAATGATTAACCAAACTTGTCCTGCTCTCACAACGCAGTAAAATAAAGTGGTTGCATCCTCTGCttgattgaccagctgcagaggaagcaatcaaagttgttctgtttcccccaacgtcataaaacaccccctgctctgatttgaccagaggccaggggttcaccaaacctgtccactctcacccccaccctgttttctctcaataaatactctCTTGCAAGAATCAAGTCAGACTTCGTTCGAACATCGCTATATGCACAGTGACGAACattttctccacttgcaagtgctcaaagggcatactgtctcccgtgtggttcttgcaaataaacaatatgatatgatattatattataattaaaaaaatatatgttttcTGTACCACAGGTGCGCCCCTGAGAGTCTGAAGACCAGAACCTTTTCTCATGCTACTGACACGTGGATGTTTGGTGTGACTCTATGGGAAATGCTCACACAAGGCCAGGAGCCTTGGTTAGGCCTCAATGGGAGCCAGGTAGATAGATACGTGTATTTAGGAACATTTCAGTTCAGCAGTCAATGTGTTTGCGGAACAAATAATCTTCTTTTCTAatataaaagaagaaaaatcctAAATGCTacaatatatttgtatatttatcaagttttttttctcttccagaTTCTGCATAAAATTGATAAAGAAAATGAACGCCTTCCTAAGCCAGAGGACTGTCCGCAGGATATTTACAACGTCATGTTGCAGTGCTGGGCACAGAAATCAGATGACAGACCTACTTTTATAGCCCTACGGGAGTTCCTACTTGAGGTAAATTGGCAGCTTTTCGGAAGCGACTGCTTTAGCATTCTTGGGGGGTTGATACGCTCAACAATACCAGAGAAAAGTAATGTGAATGTCAAGCTTGAGGATTCTCTTTACTGAAATTTATCTTTAACGACACCTAGCGGACAATCCCTGCAATACCtgttaaaatgtttgcatAAAAAACATACACCTGTGCCAGCAACATTTTtggaggaaataaaataaaatatgaatttctATTTAGTCACCAAGTTAAATAGACACAACTAAAGCAATAAATGACATTGGCAATTTCTGAAGATTATAAATATGCAATATAATGAACAGATAAAcccacacaaataaaacctcTCTTTAGTGGCAattattttgaacattttgatgCTCTCATTAGGTGACGCCTCAATATGCCGTGGTGcttgtttgcatttgtgtcTGAAGTGCACAGATGTGTTTCAGACCATGCCTACGGaaatgtgtgccctgcacgACTTTGATGAGCAAGATAAGCTCCTGATTCAGaccgatgatgtcatcacaatCATTGAGGGGAGGTGagagccttttttttgtttcaggtgTTGAATACAAAAAATCATGTATTTTCAATTCCCTGATAATTTCCTTGTTAAATATTTCAGAGCCGAGAACTATTGGTGGCGAGGTCAAAACCAACGCACCCTCAAAGTGGGACAGTTTCCCCGGCACGTGGTGACTTCAGTGGCAGGTTTGTCAGCTCATGACATCAGCCGACCACTCAAGAACAGCTTCATCCACACCGGCCACGGGGATGCCAACCCTCATCGCTGCTGGGGCTTCCCTGACAAGATCGATGAGTAAAGACTTCTTATTGTTTTATGGCTAACAAGTCACTTGAATTAGGTCTAGATACTTTTTATTAGGTGCACTTTTTATTAGCAGGAAATTGACCACAAAAGACCCACTGTGAGGCTTTTACCAGTTGATGGTAGTATTTCATTATAGTTTCTGACCATGACTGCCTAGCTCAACTAATTAtgccccctcctccctcacAGTTTGTATCTTGGGAATCCGATGGATCCTCCCGATGTTCTCGGTTTGGACCTCAGTGCAGCTCGGCCCACTCAGCTACCCGGGCGAGCCAAAAGTGAGTCAATGATAACATGACCATCACTTATTTTCTGGTGATCATTTCGGTCTCcttatcaatgttttttttactttgttgcTACTTCAACAGTAGTTGAAAATATAGCATTAATTTTAATACtcataatgttttattttagcagtTGAGTCATGTGTGGCTTTACCGCTGGCTTTAATCTGACACgttacaaaaacatgcatggtagatTAATTGGACATATTAAATTGTCTGAAGGTGTGAATGGGATCCAAAAGAAAACTGCAACGTTTAttctttaattttatttagattttggtCTGTTACTACCATCATATTCATAAGTTGATGGTCCTGTCCAGACGTCCTGTAAAATTAttacatttaatttgatttgtgaCTATCCTATATATACTTTGTGTTTGAAATTCTGAAAAATCCTTTTATTTCCTGACTTTAACTCAAATGGCATCTTTTCTGACGTACTTGCTGTCCCTTCCCCCCCCTTGTTCCTTGCACTGCGGTGGCTGTATTTTGTTTCCAGAGGAGCCTCCTCCTCGCCCTCCTCAACCAAGCGTGGTAATCAAGAGTAAGTCTGCTTTCTCTCAGCAGCTCTTCACCCATTGCTCCTGCCCTCTCTGTTCCCTTCTAGCTCCACTCTTCAAAGGTAACACCTCATGtattttttctcttgttttcttcttgcgCAGTGACTCTCCCATTACTTTTATTTCCAATTCCATAACGTCATTGTTTGTCTCCTTCCCTTCACCGAACCTCGCCTTCAAGTCCCCCAGCTATGTaccacgctttttttttttggtggtgtgAACTCATCTTTCAGTTCCACAAAAgtaatgaattatttttcacGTTCCTCCTCAGAGCCTTGTTATGATGCAGTGTATCAGGATGAGGACTTGACATCTGCCGAATTGAAGAGACTGTCACTTGGGAAAATTGGTTCTGTCAAACTTCGACCGACGGCCCGGGTCTCGTCTTCCAAACGGGGCACTGACAAGACTGGGAGAGAAGCGTCCCTCATTGACTTTGGGGAAGACTTTCCCTCGCCCGCACCCTCCCCGACACCTGCGGTTGAAATCCCAAGTGTTGTAAAGCTGTTTTTGAAAGCTGAGAATCTCTTGGACAGAACACCTTCTCAGAGTCCCTCCAAGTCGTTGCCCCGCCCACTTCACCCCACGCCGGTAGTAGACTGGGATGCACGGCCTTTACCCCCGCCCCCGGCGTATGACGACGTAGCCCAAGATGAAGATGATATGGAGGTGCGGTAGGACCTGTTACTACAATCCATGTCGGATGTAAATAATAACGGCCTCTTTAAATTCAGTCGTAATCCAAAATTAAGACGCCTTGTCTTTTTACCCATCAAAGGCTTACCGTccttttccatgtataatacgcctccatgtataatacgcaccctaaaaatggcatgtcgatgctggaaaaaagcctgtacccatgtataatacgcacccaaattttgactcttacttaagtccgtaaacgtaaaattatttcagaaaaaagatcatctttgggaacaaccggatgttattctgccggtcagtatcactgcgcatgcgctagcaaactcgatagcggagaaatgtttcggatttgtgtagggtacattgtgacagcaaacgagcaggtgatcgagcaagcgtctgatacgagagcattgtgttcgtatggagcgtgtttgaagtgaacagcagagaggaaaggaacaaggcaaagtgttgtgaaataaaatattacctgtaatacgcatttaggtagagaactgaagtctcgctctttatatagctgacgtgtcttgcacatccgttctgcgcatctgtaatggcggcctccgtatgatatccggtttgcgatggagattaaaaaacaatatttgacaataacacaccatcaaggattggaccatcgcatcaaacgatgtgtcgtcaattatgaattttactgactaagtgtgttgggcaggatggctgaatgcgatgcgcgattgacgtgtcttgcgcatccgttctgcgcatactgtcatggcggcctccgtatgatatccggtttgcgacggagattaaaaaacaaacagtatttgacaataacacaccatcaaggattggaccatcgcatcaaacgatgtgtcgtcaattatgaattttactgactgtgttgggcaggatggctgaatgcgatgcgcgattgacgtgtcttgcgcatccgttctgcgcatactgtcatggcggcctccgtataatatccggtctgcgatggagattaaaaaacaaacaatatttgacaataacacaccatcaaggattgcaccatcgcatcaaacgatgtgtcgtcaattatgaattttactgactaagtgggttgggcaggatggctgaatgcgatgcgcgattgacaacaaacaagaagaaaggtgatttcaagttttattttgagggagattttcttcaaaaattgttgtacccatgtataatgcgcaccccagattttaggacaataaattagttaaattttgcgtattatacatggaaaaagacggtacTTTAACCCCTCTTTAATATTTTGAACAATTTTTGGAtattttctttacatttttgcACAACTTCCGGTCCTCTGCAAAGGAGCTGAATGGCCAAaaacaacccccccaaaaaacgtttgatatgtaaataaaatttgCTGCTTCAACTAGAAATGAAAACTAGAAATTCATCATGTTGCACTTTTGTGACCAAGATGACTTCTAATTACTCTTCAACAAGACTTGAATTGCAGGATGTTCTCAGAGAGAAGTGATCTTAAAGTGTCAGTGTCAATTGTAGAGCTACAGAGAACGGAAGTATAGAAGTAGACATTCTCGGATATATATTTATCGATTTACGGAGCAAACAGCTGCTGAAAATGTTGCCGTTGGGCTTCTtgttaaagaataaaataaaaaggttatGCACATCACATCATTTGGATTTTCACTAGtggaataataatagtaaCTATATTCATGCAGTTTTCATTATATTTCGTTTTCATCTTAGGTGAGTTCCATCAACGGCATGGAGCAACAGCACAGTAAGGAGCAGAAGAATGTTCGCATCCCAGAGGAGGAGCTTCCCTGTGGACAGGAAGCGGGGGGCGTGGCCTGTGTCTTCAGAGTTACAAACAAACCATGCCTGGAGGATAACCTCTTTCTACCCAGCAAGCACAGCCAGGGCCCAACTACCTCATTCTCCCAGTCTGAAGAAATATTCCAGGAACTCCAGCAAGAGTGCATGAGGAGGCTCAACGTCCCGAGTTCAGCCTCAAGCCTGCAGGCACACGCTGAGAATAAACCCCAGATTCCCCCTCGTGTCCCTATTCCCCCTCGGCCAATTAAAAAGGGCGACTACTCCTCCGCTCGTTGGTCCCGGGACCTCTCTCTATCCCCGAACCCGGCCGACCTCACCAATGACATTTCAAGCTCAGAGCAGGATCGGCCACCGCAAATTCCTCCCAGGGAACCTTTGTCGCAGCCTGGCTCCAGGACTCCCAGCCCCAAAAGCCTGGAGGTGGGCTCACCGCAGCAGAGAGTCTACTCTGTCAGCCCCATCAGCATACCAGTTGCCCTAACCGCctgcccccccacacacacctacaGCTCCTACCTCTCCACCTCTCCAGGTAAATTCATGCCTACTACGCACAGCTTTGCTTCGGATCCCAAATACACTGCACCCAAAGTGATCCAGGCACAGGGGAAGGACTTTGTAAACAAGGCCCCCTGCATCCTCCCCATAGTCCGTGATGGACGGAAAGTTAGTAACACTCACTATTACCTTCTGCCGGAGAGGCCGCCCTACCTTGACAAATACGACCGCTTCTTCAGGGAGGCCGAGAGCCTGACCGGCAGCACTGCCGAGGACAGACGCGTACGGCAAGCTAACACCGCTACGGTGCGACCGATGCTGCTCAGCACTTTGCAGGCGCAGGCTCAGGGACAGGGGATTGCCCCGCTGGGTGAGCTGAAGACTAATTTCTCCAGCAATCTTGGAGCACGGACAGGAATGAAGACATCAGTTAGCCTCTCTGGTATTTGTGCTGAGGCTTTGACAACACCAGCGGGCATCGCTGACTGTCCCAGGACAGACGGATTGGAAAATTCAGCTGACAGAGTTAAAGCGGTAATCCTAACTTTTATTTGCTTGACTTTATGAAATGTCAAAGTCAATAACAAACTTATTTGTATTGAATAACTGTCTGACTATCAAACCTGATTGTTATCTTTGGAAAAGTAAATCATACAATATGATACCGTGTTGCTACTGTCATAGTAGTCATGTTGTTAAGGTTCAATGCATTATAGTACAgaactaataaataaaaaacaatatttttaaacacttcaggtaatttgtgtgtgttttggctgCCGCTATGTGGAATTATGGTATTGTCATTAATTGCTCACTAAATTGCACAATACGGTACTGGTTCTTGCCGCAACACTAATCACAATAATACTTAAGATATGGCCATCAGATAATTGTTATTGATCAATTGTATATTATCATTCTTGATTGCAGGTGCAAGAGGCAGTTCATGGTGTGACGATCGATGAGTGTCAAACTGCCCTCCAGAACCACAATGGGAACATTGAGAAAGCTGTGCATTACCTGAAGGTAAGAACATGTATTACTAATATGCAATAcagaattttcattttatatacgtatatatatatatttatatatatatatatatatatatatatttatatatatatatatatttatatatatatatatatatttttttatatatatatatatatatatatatatatatatatacatatatatatatttatatatatatatacatatatatatatttatatacgtatatattaggggtgtaaatcgcgggttttgtcacgatacgatatcatatcgatacaaagaacctcgatacgatatttgccgatatcttaaagcctgctgtgattcattcacgatacatcacgatatagtgctccacgatcgatatttttatttttatttattttttttaaataaaaaatatagaacaatatcctgatttataacaattcatacgcaaaatcaacaaggtactgcaaactctttatttaggaaattacaagagtattgtagtatacaaagtgcttattttaacactgaactttatcaaattcctacattttttctcataagtaaagaaaaatgaatattctttctttttttgtaataccattaactttaaagtgcattactgaactatttatttacaataattttaattgtccgttgagccatcttttctttggaatccaaagtgcttccaaacgaatgacttgaagcccaaaggggagcgaatttcctcgtcttcttggacactagccatagcaccagcccaggagccgcgtagttgtcggctcccctttcacgtgcctgctctgctcacaacacagcacgccgcgtactgctcccggaaagaggaagcaagcaacaatgaactggatttcaaaataaagtcgcgtctaatgtccgaggtcaaacacggcgatataaatcgatgtttacgtttagcatcgatgccaataaatcgtagagcattatatcgattaatcgatgtgtatcgatgaatcgttacacccctagtatatatatatatttatatatatatataatttttttgctgcagtTTCCTTATGCTATATCAGAAAGGTATACAAGATAATAGAAAAACGgctatcactttttttttaaactaaattGCTCTTTTCCAATCACTACCTGCCTTCTACATTCATCAGCAATCACCGTCATAATTTTGGGTGATAACGTGAGGGGTGGATCCTGCCAATATGGCCTTGACAGTGAATGATTCATGCTTCAATCtatctttttcttcaaactgATGGCTACCATCATTCagtctatttaatattttcccTCCATCACCTCACATGATTGACTGTTCCAGAAAACCAAGGGAAATATCATTAACATTTCAGACATAAATTATTGCTCAAAACTATGGAGTCAAAGttcccacataaaaagctaaaCTTTTTAACAAGGAAATAGCAATTACATTTCAGACATAAATTATTGCTCAGAACTATGGAGTCAAAGTTCccacataaaaagcaaaactttttaACAGCCTCATCCACGAGTGTATTGTCCAGCGATTGCAATCCATTAAAATATCGGCCTTTTGTAATGGAGGTAATATTTTTGGTGCAGTAAGGGAATTGCAGCCCTCGCTGGTCAAGTGCTTTGCAGCTCCCCCTTTGGTGCATTCCAGGTCAACCTTTGGCATTTCCAGTAATAACATTTTTATGTACAGTAACTGTAACTGCAATCAGGTCGTCATTGAAAGCTGatgttggccatttttttttaaagtggatTCCGCTTCGGCCATTACGGGGCTTTGTTGATCCTTCTGGGAAAATTAGACCATTGCGACTGTGATGAACAGGTTGTAAATGCACTATTTCATCTGCTCCCTCCTCTCTTGTTGTGTCTGCGACCGCTGTGCAGCGTACTTTCTGTAAATAAAAGCCATGAGTGCCCGGCAAGGGAGCAATTAAATGTTTGATAACAACCATCAAGAAGTTTAGAAGATAAAGAAAATGGCCATCAAGATGTTTTGGTTTCAATCTAAACAATGGTTGTGTATTTGGACTAAGCAATTTGAGAACGTGCTTGCAGGCTTCCATTGTCCTGTGCTACTATTAAAAAATTCTGCTCAGATTTTCAATGGCTGGTTTGTTTGCTCGTAGGTGGAgcagttgttttgtttgggaCTGAGGAGCAGGTCTGAGTGTTTGAAGTTGCTGGAGATGTGTGACTGGAACCTGGAGGTTGCCGGCACCCAAATGTTGGATAACTATGAATCTACAACACAACAAAGGTACCATTCACTTTGCTCATAGGAACTTTAGCTAACTATGTATAAACAGTATCTTCTccatttatttacaaacacaaatataccCCCCCTCCACCAATCTAATTCAAAGCTTCCTCATGTTTCTAGGCTGTGAGGGAACATCTCAGGCTTCAGAGCTCTGATTGGAACTTCCTCCTCAATAAAACGTCTCTGGACCATCTTCTGACCCTTCAGACTGTGACTttagtatgaaaaaaaaaaactagttcactgaaacacaaacctcagttcaaatgaaattgaggcattttgtaaaatgtaaacaaaaacagactACAATGATaactgattttttatttttttattttgttttgatgtacaACTTCAGTTGCGCAACAGTCCAGGCAGGCTCTCGgtcatattttgtgtttcaacGTTCATCAGTTTGAACATGGAGTATCttgtaacattttaaatagaagttgaaaaggatttgcaaatcattgcattctgttttgtttacatttttacacAACGTCTTAACTTCAGTggattttattgtattgcaaAATTCTAGctcctgaaaaaaaagtctgtcatATTTGGACTGGTCAGAAATTGCTCCTCTTATTAAGAATTTGTATGAGTCAACAATCCTACTTTTCAGCCACTGTTAGCTTTGTGTGTCCTGTCAAATTCTGCTATTAATGCTGCAATTAGTGGAGAGACTGTTTTGTCTCtggtctccccccccccccccacacacacacacattgtacaAGAAATACATTCAAGTTTTGTGTTTAATAAAAAAGGCACAGGGAACACTGGCTGCTGAGCTCCTGCACAGGAACGTTCagttgacaaaaaatatataatataccaCATCAACACAAAGAGCCATTGGTTTCAATTCCAAATTAAGATCAGTGGTCATTGTGGTCTAAGAGTTCACTTCTTATTCATGAGCTCCCAGAAGTTGTttctaaagattttttttccgccaAGTCTGCTGGAACTATGCGCAGCCAATAATAGACGCTAATAATGGTAACCTTGTCATTTATGCCTGCTCATTACTTCAAACCACAATTGGTGCACAGCTCtgctcaaatgtgtttttttttttttgtgatataaaaaaaaaaatgagaccaagatatagccttttaaaacatttccgCCATGAGTCTGACTATTAACTTGTTCAACAGGTGAAGCACAAACAAACTTTGTCGTTAATTAGAGGTCAAGCTTCTGCACCTGCAGATTCAtctattgcatttttttttaaatttaatttttgggacgttttttgttttttgggaatGTGAATAAAGCCACATCCTCAGTAATGAGGCTGTGCACGCttgtgcattatttttttattttcattcttaGTTTACTAttggaattctttttttgaaaggaTTTATCTTTGAATAGGGTAGTgt
This region includes:
- the tnk2b gene encoding tyrosine kinase, non-receptor, 2b isoform X4, which gives rise to MGETAEYKRLQETLESDCHCASDDDEEKLGNNMECEEGTDWLLELLIEVQLQQYFLRIRDDLNVTRLSHFDYVKNEDLEKIGMGRPGQRRLWEAVKRRKAMCKRKSWMSKVFSGKRPDGGDFPQQGQPTSSFRKLSSTPPLGLVEGVLATYPAGDVPLDGQQQQALTCLISEKDLTLLEKLGDGSFGVVKRGEWLTPAGKLMNVAVKCLKTDVLSQPDALEDFICEVNAMHSLDHQNLIHLYGVVLTHPMKMVTELAPLGSLLDRLRSVHPQGPVLIHTLCQYAVQVACGMAYLEQRRFIHRDLAARNILLASAHRVKIGDFGLMRALPNNHEHYIMQEHRKVPFAWCAPESLKTRTFSHATDTWMFGVTLWEMLTQGQEPWLGLNGSQILHKIDKENERLPKPEDCPQDIYNVMLQCWAQKSDDRPTFIALREFLLETMPTEMCALHDFDEQDKLLIQTDDVITIIEGRAENYWWRGQNQRTLKVGQFPRHVVTSVAGLSAHDISRPLKNSFIHTGHGDANPHRCWGFPDKIDDLYLGNPMDPPDVLGLDLSAARPTQLPGRAKKEPPPRPPQPSVVIKKPCYDAVYQDEDLTSAELKRLSLGKIGSVKLRPTARVSSSKRGTDKTGREASLIDFGEDFPSPAPSPTPAVEIPSVVKLFLKAENLLDRTPSQSPSKSLPRPLHPTPVVDWDARPLPPPPAYDDVAQDEDDMEVSSINGMEQQHSKEQKNVRIPEEELPCGQEAGGVACVFRVTNKPCLEDNLFLPSKHSQGPTTSFSQSEEIFQELQQECMRRLNVPSSASSLQAHAENKPQIPPRVPIPPRPIKKGDYSSARWSRDLSLSPNPADLTNDISSSEQDRPPQIPPREPLSQPGSRTPSPKSLEVGSPQQRVYSVSPISIPVALTACPPTHTYSSYLSTSPGKFMPTTHSFASDPKYTAPKVIQAQGKDFVNKAPCILPIVRDGRKVSNTHYYLLPERPPYLDKYDRFFREAESLTGSTAEDRRVRQANTATVRPMLLSTLQAQAQGQGIAPLGELKTNFSSNLGARTGMKTSVSLSGICAEALTTPAGIADCPRTDGLENSADRVKAVQEAVHGVTIDECQTALQNHNGNIEKAVHYLKVEQLFCLGLRSRSECLKLLEMCDWNLEVAGTQMLDNYESTTQQRLYFFPVNMDHLMKSNTQI
- the tnk2b gene encoding tyrosine kinase, non-receptor, 2b isoform X6; this translates as MGETAEYKRLQETLESDCHCASDDDEEKLGNNMECEEGTDWLLELLIEVQLQQYFLRIRDDLNVTRLSHFDYVKNEDLEKIGMGRPGQRRLWEAVKRRKAMCKRKSWMSKVFSGKRPDGGDFPQQGQPTSSFRKLSSTPPLGLVEGVLATYPAGDVPLDGQQQQALTCLISEKDLTLLEKLGDGSFGVVKRGEWLTPAGKLMNVAVKCLKTDVLSQPDALEDFICEVNAMHSLDHQNLIHLYGVVLTHPMKMVTELAPLGSLLDRLRSVHPQGPVLIHTLCQYAVQVACGMAYLEQRRFIHRDLAARNILLASAHRVKIGDFGLMRALPNNHEHYIMQEHRKVPFAWCAPESLKTRTFSHATDTWMFGVTLWEMLTQGQEPWLGLNGSQILHKIDKENERLPKPEDCPQDIYNVMLQCWAQKSDDRPTFIALREFLLETMPTEMCALHDFDEQDKLLIQTDDVITIIEGRAENYWWRGQNQRTLKVGQFPRHVVTSVAGLSAHDISRPLKNSFIHTGHGDANPHRCWGFPDKIDDLYLGNPMDPPDVLGLDLSAARPTQLPGRAKKPCYDAVYQDEDLTSAELKRLSLGKIGSVKLRPTARVSSSKRGTDKTGREASLIDFGEDFPSPAPSPTPAVEIPSVVKLFLKAENLLDRTPSQSPSKSLPRPLHPTPVVDWDARPLPPPPAYDDVAQDEDDMEVSSINGMEQQHSKEQKNVRIPEEELPCGQEAGGVACVFRVTNKPCLEDNLFLPSKHSQGPTTSFSQSEEIFQELQQECMRRLNVPSSASSLQAHAENKPQIPPRVPIPPRPIKKGDYSSARWSRDLSLSPNPADLTNDISSSEQDRPPQIPPREPLSQPGSRTPSPKSLEVGSPQQRVYSVSPISIPVALTACPPTHTYSSYLSTSPGKFMPTTHSFASDPKYTAPKVIQAQGKDFVNKAPCILPIVRDGRKVSNTHYYLLPERPPYLDKYDRFFREAESLTGSTAEDRRVRQANTATVRPMLLSTLQAQAQGQGIAPLGELKTNFSSNLGARTGMKTSVSLSGICAEALTTPAGIADCPRTDGLENSADRVKAVQEAVHGVTIDECQTALQNHNGNIEKAVHYLKVEQLFCLGLRSRSECLKLLEMCDWNLEVAGTQMLDNYESTTQQRLYFFPVNMDHLMKSNTQI